GCACATCGCCCATACCAAGAATACGAGAGGCAACACGATCAGGATGGAAAGGCGACAGGGCTTCGGTTTTCTCACCAACCCCCAGAAACTTGATGGGCTTACCTGTAATGTAACGAACAGACAAGGCCGCACCGCCACGAGCATCGCCGTCGGTCTTGGTCAGAATGACCCCCGTCAATGGCAACACATCATTGAATGCCTTGGCAGTATTGGCGGCGTCCTGACCCGTCATGGCATCAACCACAAACAGGGTCTCGATGGGCTTGACGGCAGCGTGAAGCTGCTTCACCTCCTCCATCATGGCTTCATCAACATGCAGACGGCCGGCAGTATCCAGCAACACCACATCGTAGTGCTGAATTTTGGCGTGCTGAATAGCTGCCTGAGCGATATCGAGCGGTTTTTGATTACTTTGGCTGGGGAAGAAATTGACCCCGACTTCATTCGCCAGGGTTTCCAGCTGTTTGATAGCCGCAGGACGATAAACGTCCACTGACACCACCATGACTGACTTCTTGTGCCGCTCCTTTAAGAAGCGGGCCAGCTTACCGACAGAAGTGGTTTTACCCGCGCCTTGCAGACCCGCCATCATCACCACTGCGGGAGGCTGAGCAGACAGATTGAGCGCCTCGTTGGCATCACCCATGATGCTGACCAGCTCCTGCTGGACAATCTTGATAAACACCTGCCCAGGGCTGAGGCTGCGCGTCACTTCCTGACCAATGGCACGCTCCTTGACCTTACCTATAAACTCTTTGACCACAGGCAGGGCGACGTCCGCTTCAAGCAGGGCCATGCGCACATCACGCAACGCGTCTTTGACATTGTCCTCAGTAAGCTTGGCCTGGCCGGTAATATGCTTTAAGGTCTGGGATAAACGTTCCGTTAGATTGTCAAACATGATGTGCCCTTAATTGACGCCCGCCGATGATCACTGCCAGACGTACCTGTAAAAATCAAATTTCGGCTATTATATCCGACGCCTTGCCCAGGCACGAATGCCACTTTCAATAACATACGGATTTAACCCAATACCGTGCGGCCAGCCAATGCCAAGCGGGACAATGGATAGCTGATCAATGATTCTCTTCAGTGCCTATGCTCTTGCCGTTTTGGCCTACCTGACTGGAGGTGCGCTACAGTGCCGTGCCTTGATGAACAAGCCCGTCTGCAGTCGCAACCTGATCCTGATGCTCGGCCTGGCTGGCGCTATTGCACAGGCATTTTCACTTTCCCACACCCTGATCACCGACAATGGCCTGCGTTTTGATTTCTTTATTACAGCATCCCTAATCGCCTGCATCATTGTTCTGTTAGCCCTAGCCAGTATCCTTACCCGCCCACTGGAAAACCTGCTGGTAGTGATTTATCCGATGGCTGCGCTGACTGTCATTCTCAGCGCCCTGGTGCCTGCGGAAGGGCTGTCTCATGAATATGACCCCGGCCTAGACCTGCATATTGCCTCCTCCATGATTGCCTATGCTTTCTTCACACTGGCCTTGGTGCAGGCACTGCTATTGTCGCGGCAGAACTGGCAGTTAAAACATCACAAGCCCAGTGCATTGACCAAAGCACTCCCACCACTGATGACCATGGAAAAACTGTTATTCGAGTTAATCTGGGTGGGGCTGATTTTCCTGACCATAGGCTTGGGCAGTGGCTTCTTCTTTGTGGAGAATCTGTTTGTACAGCACCTGATCCACAAAACCATTCTGTCGATACTGGCCTGGTTTATCTTCGCCACCCTGCTGGTTGGCCATTACCGTTTCGGCTGGCGCAGTCGTACCGCAGTACGCTGGACTATTGGAGGTTTTGTAGTACTTATGCTGAGTTTTTTCGGTACCAAGCTGGTACTGGAATACATTCTTCACCGTGCCTGATGAGCAAAACACGCTATCATCGACCAAACACAATAGGTCGGTAGCACTGATGCTTGACACTGCCCCGGCCGAGCGAATACAACTCTGTTTCCGATTCGCGTTACGAGGTTAACCCTGTCTTGAACGACATACCCATAGTGGCCTTAGTCATTATCTTGGTCATTCTTATTTTCCTCTCTGCATTTTTCTCTAGTTCCGAGACCGGGATGATGTCTCTGAACCGTTATCGCCTACGTCACCTCGTAAAAAGCAAGCACAGAGGCGCCACACGCGCATCCAAGTTACTTGAGCGTCCAGAACGCCTGATTGGTGTCATCCTGATCGGTAATAACTTTGTAAACACCCTACTGGCATCACTGTCGGCCGTTATTGCGACGCAAATCTGGGGCGATGCAGGTATCGCCATAGCCACCGCCATTCTCACAGTTGTTATTATTATTTTTGGCGAAGTGACCCCCAAAACCTACGCGGCCCTGCACCCAGAGCGTATCGCCTTCCCGGCAGCGGTCATCCTTACCCCTTTACTCACTCTGCTGTATCCCTTTGTATGGACAGTCAATCAGATTACCAGCGGGATTATGCGCCTGTTCAGACTGCAGGCGAACACTGGTGCGGGCCATCACCTGAGCACAGAAGAACTGCGCACCATCGTGCACGAAGCAGGCGCGCTGATGCCTCGTCGCAATCAGAACATGCTGCT
This Pokkaliibacter sp. MBI-7 DNA region includes the following protein-coding sequences:
- the ffh gene encoding signal recognition particle protein, which encodes MFDNLTERLSQTLKHITGQAKLTEDNVKDALRDVRMALLEADVALPVVKEFIGKVKERAIGQEVTRSLSPGQVFIKIVQQELVSIMGDANEALNLSAQPPAVVMMAGLQGAGKTTSVGKLARFLKERHKKSVMVVSVDVYRPAAIKQLETLANEVGVNFFPSQSNQKPLDIAQAAIQHAKIQHYDVVLLDTAGRLHVDEAMMEEVKQLHAAVKPIETLFVVDAMTGQDAANTAKAFNDVLPLTGVILTKTDGDARGGAALSVRYITGKPIKFLGVGEKTEALSPFHPDRVASRILGMGDVLSLIEEAEQKMDRSKAEKLASKLKKGKGFDLEDFRDQLQQMSNMGGMAGLMTKLPGMGQLTQNADMGAAEKNMKQMEAIINSMTPKERRNPDLINGPRKRRIAMGSGTQVQDVNRLLKQHKQMQKMMKQISGKGGLAKMMRGMKSMLPPGMGGGMPRL
- the ccsA gene encoding cytochrome c biogenesis protein CcsA; this encodes MNKPVCSRNLILMLGLAGAIAQAFSLSHTLITDNGLRFDFFITASLIACIIVLLALASILTRPLENLLVVIYPMAALTVILSALVPAEGLSHEYDPGLDLHIASSMIAYAFFTLALVQALLLSRQNWQLKHHKPSALTKALPPLMTMEKLLFELIWVGLIFLTIGLGSGFFFVENLFVQHLIHKTILSILAWFIFATLLVGHYRFGWRSRTAVRWTIGGFVVLMLSFFGTKLVLEYILHRA